The Sporosarcina sp. Te-1 DNA window CGTACCAAATTTCAGGCGGACAGAAGCAGCGTACTGCCGCAAGTCGAGCGTTGATTTCCAATCCGAAAATCATTTTCGCAGATGAACCAACCGGCGCATTGGATTCAAAGTCGGCGACAGATTTGCTGGAAAGCATGAGTTCATTGAATGAAAAGCATGAAGCGACCATCATGATGGTGACACATGATGCATATGCGGCAAGCTTTTGCCGCCGAATTTTATTTATAAAAGATGGTCGATTGTCGAAAGAAATTTTCCGAGGTACGAAGACGCGCAAAGAGTTTTTTCAAGCGATTTTGGACGAGCTTTCACAAATAGGCGGTGAAACGAATGACGCTATTTGAGCTGGCGCTGAAAAACATCCGCCGCAATATGAAAAGTTATTCGCTTTACATTGGGTCAACTGTATTTTCCATCTTAATATACTTTACATTTGCCACATTGAAATATAGTGAAGATATTAGCGGGATGGCTGAAACGTCGAAGCAGATCCAAGGGGTTATGGGTGCCTCCGCATTCGTGCTCATGATTTTCGTGGCGATTTTCATCATCTATTCAAACTCTTTTTTTATGAAGAAGAGAAAGAAGGAAGTTGCGCTCTATTCCTTGTTAGGGGTGCGTAAAAAATCAATCGGCTTCCTTTTGTTTTTCGAAAACATGGTAATCGGCCTGTTTTCACTTGTTGTTGGTGTGGTTTTGGGATTTTTACTATCCCGTCTGTTGCTCACAATCCTTTTGAAGCTGATGGATCTCAACATCGTAGCTGGTTTCGCCTTTTCGCTTAATGCCCTTCTGAATACTTGTATCGTGTTCTTCATCATTTTCTTATTCACTTCATTGATGGGATATCGTATCATTTATCGTTTCAAGTTGATTGATCTGTTTCATGCGGAGAAAAAGGGCGAGGAAGTGCCGAAAGTGAGGGTAATCACAGCGATAGTAGGCGTAGGGGCATTGGCAGCTGCATACTATCTAGCTTTGCAGGATTTATCCGAATCGCAGGCATGGAGAGTGTTAGGTTTGGCGATGCCGATTGTGATTATTGCTTTGACAGTAATCGGCTCTTATCTGTTGTTCCATAGTGTGCTTATTTATGTGTTGTCTGCATTGAAAGGAAATCCCAATTGGGCTTGGAAAGGCCTGCATATGATGACAGCCTCGCAGTTACTTTATCGGATTAGGGGAAACGCGAAGACACTGACAATTATCACAGTATTGAGCGCAACGACGATTACTTCAGGCGGTGCGGTATTCGGGGTTTATTACAACGCAGAAAAAAATGTCCAGTCTTATACCCCCTATTCCTTTATGTGGGAAGGGGAGAAGCAGATTATTGACCCAGCCATCGTTGAATCAGAGGTTTCATTCCGTAGCAAGACGGTCCGTGTAACTAATGATTTAAATGAAATGGAATATGTTGTCATTAACGAGGCTGTTTTCAAATCATTGGCGAAGAACCTGAATTGGCCAGAAATGCAAAAGCTTGAGGGGGATGAAGTCTTCGCAATTGATGCTTTTTATGATGAACGCTGGTCCGATAAATTGGAATCTGTCACAATCAATGACACCAATTACACCGTTGCGGCATTTTACGATAAGGCAGTGTTCAATACCGGAACATTAGGTGGGAACGCTCTTGTAGTGCCGAACTCGTTGTATAACAAAATCAAGTCCGATGAAAAACTGATACAAGCTGTCCAAGTCAGTGATTATAAAAACCAGATCGCCGTATCGGACAGATTGGCAGCGAATACAGGAAACTTTTCAAGTGCGGCGGCGGACTATAAAAGTGCTATTGGATCATTAGGCGCGCTGCTTTTCGTAGGAAGCTTTTTAGGGCTTGTTTTTCTTGTCGCTACAGGTAGCATCATCTTCTTTAAAATGATGACGGAAGCTGAGGAGGATAAGGCAAAATACGCTATCCTTCATAAGATCGGTGTTTCGAACAAGGATATGAAACAAACAATCCGCGGACAGATTGGCGTCATTTTTGCCGTTCCGCTCCTTCTTGGCATTATTCATGGAAGCGTGGCACTCGCAGCGGTTTCCAAACTGTTAATGATGGACTTCCTTGTACCCGTTATTATATGGATGATCGCTTACACGGCAATTTATGCGATTTACTATTTTGCGACTGTTCGGAGCTTCACCAAAATCATCAAAAAAGGTTATTTGGAGTGATATAAATGAAAAAAGGAATGATCATCACGGTCACTAGTGTGGTTCTACTGACCGGGATTGTCCTTGTCTTGGCAAAAATAGATTTCAATCGAATGGGAAAAGACAATGCTTACTATCAAGTTCCGGCACCGGAGTCCATTGAAGAAACAAAATTAGACTCGGGAGAAATTATGATAACGTACTGGTATACCGGTTCCGCCTATAAGGAAAATGGTGAGGAGATAAATGTGGAGTTTTTCGCGTCAAAAGAGTTGAGGCACGGTGCGTACTTGAAGTTATATTTGAAAAAAGGTGCAGTCGTTACATCGTATGAAGAAGTGAAGCTGCCAGACATTCCGGATAAAGTAAAGTTTTAAGAATAAACGGCCCGTCTGTGTGATTGCAGACGGGCTGTTTTTTATAATGTGCCAGATAAAATATATAAAAAAGTGAACGATTCATAAAAATATATCTGATAATTATCAACAAATTGAAGGAATGCAATTAAATTATAATAAAATAACTGAACATTACCTATAGAATGAAAGTAACGAAAAAAAGGGGGCGGCAAAATGAAAGCGGATACAATGGATAAGGTTGTTCAATACAGGGGGACGGAATTGAATACGAAAGGCTGGCAGCAGGAGGCAGCGCTGCGGATGCTGATGAATAATTTGCATCCTGACGTGGCGGAGCATCCGGAGAATCTCGTTGTCTATGGCGGCATTGGAAAGGCAGCTCGGAATTGGGAGAGTTTCGACGCCATTGTCCGGTCGCTGAAGGAGTTGGAGAATGACGAGACATTGCTCATCCAGTCCGGAAAACCGGTCGTTATTTTCAAAACACATGCCAATGCGCCGCGTGTCTTAATTGCCAACTCGAACATCGTTCCAGCGTATGCGAATTGGGATACGTTCCATGAGCTCGATAAAAAAGGACTCATGATGTACGGCCAAATGACGGCGGGCAGCTGGATTTACATCGGTTCGCAAGGGATAGTACAAGGAACATATGAGACGTTTGCAGAACTCGCGAAGCAGCATTTCGGGGGCTCGCTAAAAGGAACCATCACGCTGACAGCTGGCCTTGGCGGTATGGGAGGCGCGCAGCCGCTTGCGGTGACGATGGCAGGCGGCGTCTGCATCGGGGTGGAAGTGGATGAAACACGGATCGATCGGCGGATTGATACAAGATACACAGATGTCAAGACGGATTCTCTTGATGAAGCGATCCGGCTTGCGGAAGAAGCGAAAACAGAGGGGAGAGCGTTGTCGATCGGCTTGCTTGGCAATGCGTCGGACATTCTTCCTGAAATGATTGCCCGTGGATTTAATCCCGATGTGCTGACTGACCAGACGTCGGCACACGATCCGCTTAATGGATACATTCCATCCGGCATGTCACTTGCAGAGGCAGCTGAGCTTCGTGATAGCAACCCGGATGAGTATGTGAAACGTTCGAAAGCGTCGATGGCGAAGCATGTGTCCGCCATGATCGACATGATGGATAAAGGTGCGATTACGTTTGACTATGGCAACAACATTCGCCAAGTAGCGAAGGATGAAGGGGTCGAGCGGGCATTTGATTTCCCGGGATTTGTTCCAGCTTATATCCGTCCGCAGTTCTGCGAAGGGAAAGGGCCGTTCCGTTGGGTGGCGTTATCCGGCGATCCGGAAGATATCCGCAAGACAGATGAAGTGATTTTGCGTGAATTTAGTTATAACACGCACCTGTGCAATTGGATCAAAATGGCGCAGGAGAAAATTCAGTTCCAAGGTCTGCCGTCCCGAATTTGCTGGCTCGGCTATGGCGAACGTGCGCGTTTCGGAAAAATCATTAATGACATGGTGGCGAGCGGTGAGATTAGTGCGCCGATTGTCATTGGACGCGACCACCTCGACTCCGGTTCTGTGGCATCGCCAAACCGGGAGACCGAGGCGATGAAAGACGGATCGGATGTCGTATCCGACTGGCCGATTTTGAACGCGATGATCAATGCGGTTGGCGGTGCCACATGGATTTCTGTTCATCACGGTGGCGGCGTTGGCATGGGGTATTCGCAGCACGCTGGAATGGTCATTGTGGCAGATGGAACGAAGGAAGCGGAAGCGCGTCTAGAGCGAGTCTTGACAACTGATCCAGGCATGGGTATCGCTCGTCATGTCGACGCAGGCTATGACCTCGCCATCAAAACGGCGAAGGAAAAAGGGGTTCGCATCCCGATGTTGGAAGGTGAGAATTCTTGAAACCGGTTTGGATTAAACATGCAGCACAGTTAGCAACAATTCAGGGTGAAAATGCACCGAGGAAACAGCAGGACATGTCGAATCTTGGCATTATTGAGGATGGCAGTGTCTGGATCGAAGACGGTGTCATCAAGGCGGTTGGCAAGACGGAAGAATTGGAACGGATATATGGTGAACGTTCCAATGAAGCGGAAGTTGTCGATGCCACAGGGCGTCTCGTCACGCCAGGGCTTGTCGACCCGCATACACATGTCGTCTTCGGCGGCAGCCGGGAACGGGAATTTGAAATGCGTCTGGAAGGCGCTACGTACATGGAAATCATGAATGCAGGCGGCGGCATTCATGCAACAACGCGCATGACACGGGAAGCGACAGAGGATGATTTAGTTGAGCAAGCATCCAAACGTTTGGATTCTTTCTTGGCGCATGGGGTGACGACAGTGGAGGGGAAGAGCGGTTATGGGCTTGACCTCGAAACGGAACTGAAGCAGCTCCGGGCGATGAAGCGGCTGGATGAGCTTCACCCGATTGATCTTGTGCCGACATTCATGGCGGCGCATGCCGTCCCGCAAGAATATAAAGGGAATGAAGATGAATATATTGATAGCATCATAAACGACATGCTTCCGGTCGTGGCAGAGGAGAAACTCGCCGTGTTCCACGATGTATTCTGCGAAGTTGGCGTGTTCACACCGGAGCAGTCGGAACGGATTCTGGAAGCCGGGAAGAAATATGGGTTGATTCCAAAAATCCATGCCGATGAAATCGAATCGTATGGCGGAGCAGAGCTTGCTGCAAATGTCGGTGCGATTTCGGCGGAGCATTTATTGAAAGCGTCCGATGAAGGGATCCGGAAGATGGCGGAAGCCGGTGTTATCGCTTGTTTATTGCCTGCGACGGCGTTGTTTCTCAGGGAAGAAGCGGCGAAAGGGCGTCAAATGGTCGATGAAGGAGTAGCGGTTGCTATTTCGACAGATTGCAATCCAGGGTCATCGCCGACCACATCAATGCCGCTCGTCATGAATCTCGCTTGCATATCAATGCGTCTTACCCCAGCGGAAGCGCTTGTGGCTGCCACGATGAATGCGGCTTGCGCCATCCGTATGGAGGAGAAGGTCGGATCGTTGGAAATTGGCAAACAAGGCGATGTCGTCGTGTGGAATGTTTCCAACTATCAAGAATTGCAATATTTGTTCGGCGTGAACTACGTCGGCCAAGTGTGGAAAAAAGGGAAACGGGTTGTAGGGTAATGCGTAGCCGTGAATGTCGGATGAATCATTCACGGCTTTCTTGTAAGAAGAAGAGATTGAATATTCAAATGAGGGGTGAGGGAAGATGGCTCAATTGCAGGAGAGTGTGAAAACTCGTTTGACTCCGGGGATGTGGAAGTTTTTTGTGTTCAGCGCAATCGGGGCTTTCATGTTTTTTGTACCTGTCACAATCGGTGAGAAGAATTCGATTATGCTGGACCATATGGTGTCATGGATTCAGACAAACGCAGCTGGGGCGCTGCCCTATTATGCGCTAGTTATTATTTTGGCTGGGGCAGTCTATCCGTTTGTTTCCGGGACTTGGAAGAAATCGAAGGTTGATATGGTTTTTTCGCTTTTCAAAGTAATCGGCTTGATTGTTGGCGTCATGCTCATTTTTAACATGGGGCCGGCGTGGCTGTTTGAACCAGGTATGGGGCCATTTTTGTTGAATAAGCTCGTGATTCCGGTGGGCTTGCTCGTTCCAATCGGCGCAGTGTTCCTAGCGTTATTGGTCGGATATGGCCTGCTGGAATTTGTCGGGGTTCTTGTGCAACCCGTCATGCGGCCAATCTGGCGGACACCGGGCCGTTCAGCGATTGATGCTGTTGCCTCATTCGTCGGCTCCTATTCTTTAGGACTGCTCATCACCAACCGGGTATACAAGGAAGGAAAGTATACTGCGAGAGAAGCGGCAATCATCGCAACCGGTTTCTCGACTGTTTCCGCGACATTCATGGTCGTCGTAGCGAAAACACTCGATCTGATGAGTATGTGGAACCTCTATTTCTGGGTGACGCTGGTCGTTACATTCATCGTGACGGCGATCACTGTCCATCTATGGCCTCTCCGATCCATCAAGGATGAATATTATGAAGGATCAACGCCGCAGCCTGAAGTGAAGCCGGAAGGAAAGCGGTTTGCTGCGGCATGGAGCGA harbors:
- a CDS encoding FtsX-like permease family protein; the encoded protein is MTLFELALKNIRRNMKSYSLYIGSTVFSILIYFTFATLKYSEDISGMAETSKQIQGVMGASAFVLMIFVAIFIIYSNSFFMKKRKKEVALYSLLGVRKKSIGFLLFFENMVIGLFSLVVGVVLGFLLSRLLLTILLKLMDLNIVAGFAFSLNALLNTCIVFFIIFLFTSLMGYRIIYRFKLIDLFHAEKKGEEVPKVRVITAIVGVGALAAAYYLALQDLSESQAWRVLGLAMPIVIIALTVIGSYLLFHSVLIYVLSALKGNPNWAWKGLHMMTASQLLYRIRGNAKTLTIITVLSATTITSGGAVFGVYYNAEKNVQSYTPYSFMWEGEKQIIDPAIVESEVSFRSKTVRVTNDLNEMEYVVINEAVFKSLAKNLNWPEMQKLEGDEVFAIDAFYDERWSDKLESVTINDTNYTVAAFYDKAVFNTGTLGGNALVVPNSLYNKIKSDEKLIQAVQVSDYKNQIAVSDRLAANTGNFSSAAADYKSAIGSLGALLFVGSFLGLVFLVATGSIIFFKMMTEAEEDKAKYAILHKIGVSNKDMKQTIRGQIGVIFAVPLLLGIIHGSVALAAVSKLLMMDFLVPVIIWMIAYTAIYAIYYFATVRSFTKIIKKGYLE
- a CDS encoding YxeA family protein, which encodes MKKGMIITVTSVVLLTGIVLVLAKIDFNRMGKDNAYYQVPAPESIEETKLDSGEIMITYWYTGSAYKENGEEINVEFFASKELRHGAYLKLYLKKGAVVTSYEEVKLPDIPDKVKF
- the hutU gene encoding urocanate hydratase, which produces MKADTMDKVVQYRGTELNTKGWQQEAALRMLMNNLHPDVAEHPENLVVYGGIGKAARNWESFDAIVRSLKELENDETLLIQSGKPVVIFKTHANAPRVLIANSNIVPAYANWDTFHELDKKGLMMYGQMTAGSWIYIGSQGIVQGTYETFAELAKQHFGGSLKGTITLTAGLGGMGGAQPLAVTMAGGVCIGVEVDETRIDRRIDTRYTDVKTDSLDEAIRLAEEAKTEGRALSIGLLGNASDILPEMIARGFNPDVLTDQTSAHDPLNGYIPSGMSLAEAAELRDSNPDEYVKRSKASMAKHVSAMIDMMDKGAITFDYGNNIRQVAKDEGVERAFDFPGFVPAYIRPQFCEGKGPFRWVALSGDPEDIRKTDEVILREFSYNTHLCNWIKMAQEKIQFQGLPSRICWLGYGERARFGKIINDMVASGEISAPIVIGRDHLDSGSVASPNRETEAMKDGSDVVSDWPILNAMINAVGGATWISVHHGGGVGMGYSQHAGMVIVADGTKEAEARLERVLTTDPGMGIARHVDAGYDLAIKTAKEKGVRIPMLEGENS
- the hutI gene encoding imidazolonepropionase, with translation MKPVWIKHAAQLATIQGENAPRKQQDMSNLGIIEDGSVWIEDGVIKAVGKTEELERIYGERSNEAEVVDATGRLVTPGLVDPHTHVVFGGSREREFEMRLEGATYMEIMNAGGGIHATTRMTREATEDDLVEQASKRLDSFLAHGVTTVEGKSGYGLDLETELKQLRAMKRLDELHPIDLVPTFMAAHAVPQEYKGNEDEYIDSIINDMLPVVAEEKLAVFHDVFCEVGVFTPEQSERILEAGKKYGLIPKIHADEIESYGGAELAANVGAISAEHLLKASDEGIRKMAEAGVIACLLPATALFLREEAAKGRQMVDEGVAVAISTDCNPGSSPTTSMPLVMNLACISMRLTPAEALVAATMNAACAIRMEEKVGSLEIGKQGDVVVWNVSNYQELQYLFGVNYVGQVWKKGKRVVG
- a CDS encoding YjiH family protein: MAQLQESVKTRLTPGMWKFFVFSAIGAFMFFVPVTIGEKNSIMLDHMVSWIQTNAAGALPYYALVIILAGAVYPFVSGTWKKSKVDMVFSLFKVIGLIVGVMLIFNMGPAWLFEPGMGPFLLNKLVIPVGLLVPIGAVFLALLVGYGLLEFVGVLVQPVMRPIWRTPGRSAIDAVASFVGSYSLGLLITNRVYKEGKYTAREAAIIATGFSTVSATFMVVVAKTLDLMSMWNLYFWVTLVVTFIVTAITVHLWPLRSIKDEYYEGSTPQPEVKPEGKRFAAAWSEAMETVSKAPTFGQNIVTNVRDGLLMAMAILPSILSIGLLGLVLAEFTPVFDWIGYIFYPFTWALQLPEPMLVAKASALGIAEMFLPAMLVVESALVVKFVIAVVSVSSIIFFSAVVPCIVSTEIPISIPQLIAIWVQRVILTIIIVTPIAFLLL